From a single Bacteroidales bacterium genomic region:
- a CDS encoding MFS transporter translates to MKLLRLDICCEERRTFRLHMAYSIIEGFVLAVLALNEFVFIKSMLGSNYQVAVLFQFSMLVFLLLLFVNEFLKRIRKRRVFLQYVGVITRLPLMLLFFFPRSPEMYHGSSLYHLIFLGIFLMYSLAAPVINPTINLLLRANYKHQNFGKLYSIVTSVNKIVLLVITFLYGLLLDYDNYAFAWVLPVAAILGIFSIFLLSKINYTPPEVILVKENIRKSVMRSVSNMYLIIRTNKPYLHFEVSFMFYGFAFMLTAPLMTIFFYNALDLNYSSVAFYKNAYNILAILMLPFFGKIIGKIDPRKFGVFTFLSLALYLFFLMMTQYFSNYVEFLGIKLYFTLIAYVLFHGVFAGTMVLLWNIGSAYFGKVEEADIYQSTHLFLTGVRALFAPLFGIWVYEKYGFTTAFSFGIILTLVAVAILTWSFKCQHH, encoded by the coding sequence ATGAAATTGTTACGATTAGATATTTGTTGTGAAGAGCGCCGAACGTTCCGCCTTCATATGGCCTACTCGATCATCGAGGGATTTGTACTTGCGGTTTTGGCGCTCAATGAGTTTGTTTTCATAAAAAGTATGCTTGGGTCAAATTACCAGGTGGCTGTGCTTTTTCAGTTCAGCATGCTCGTGTTTTTACTGCTGCTTTTTGTCAATGAGTTTTTAAAAAGGATACGCAAACGCAGGGTTTTTCTGCAGTATGTGGGAGTCATCACAAGGCTGCCGCTCATGCTCCTGTTTTTCTTTCCACGATCACCCGAAATGTATCATGGTAGTTCTCTGTATCACCTCATTTTCCTTGGTATTTTTCTTATGTATTCCCTTGCAGCTCCAGTTATCAATCCGACGATTAATTTACTGCTCAGGGCAAATTATAAACATCAGAACTTTGGGAAACTTTACAGTATCGTTACTTCAGTGAATAAAATCGTACTGCTGGTCATCACTTTTTTGTATGGTTTGTTGCTTGATTACGACAATTACGCCTTTGCCTGGGTTTTACCGGTTGCCGCAATTCTCGGCATCTTTTCCATATTTTTATTGTCGAAAATTAACTACACACCACCAGAGGTTATATTGGTAAAGGAAAATATTCGGAAGTCTGTTATGCGTTCAGTATCAAATATGTACCTTATCATAAGGACTAACAAGCCTTACCTGCATTTTGAAGTGAGTTTCATGTTTTATGGCTTTGCTTTTATGCTGACGGCGCCTCTGATGACGATCTTTTTTTACAATGCACTTGACCTCAATTACTCCAGTGTGGCTTTTTACAAGAATGCCTATAACATCCTGGCCATCTTAATGCTTCCATTTTTTGGTAAAATAATCGGAAAAATTGACCCCAGGAAGTTTGGTGTTTTTACCTTTTTATCGCTTGCACTTTATTTGTTTTTCCTGATGATGACACAGTACTTTTCAAATTATGTCGAGTTTTTGGGAATCAAACTCTATTTTACCCTGATCGCTTATGTGCTCTTCCATGGTGTTTTTGCCGGTACGATGGTCCTGCTCTGGAACATTGGTTCGGCTTATTTTGGGAAAGTGGAGGAGGCGGATATTTATCAGTCAACTCATTTGTTCCTGACCGGTGTGCGTGCTCTGTTTGCTCCCCTTTTTGGAATTTGGGTTTATGAAAAATACGGTTTTACTACGGCATTTTCATTCGGTATCATTTTAACATTGGTTGCAGTGGCAATACTCACCTGGTCTTTTAAGTGCCAGCATCATTGA
- a CDS encoding ion transporter, which produces MSTQKFKRNWRDQWYRIVFHADTPEGRLFDVVLLILIVLSVMVVIFDSVPSFREKFKLEFNLLEWCFTIIFSVEYIFRIIISRKPRKYILSFYGIIDFISVIPTYVSILLAGSHYLSVIRILRMLRIFRILKLTRFMKASHVLVVSLKQSRYKIIVFFEVLITTVVIMGSLMYVIEGPENGFTSIPTSIYWAIITLTTVGFGDITPSTPLGQFLASFIMILGYSIIAVPTGIISAEIVKAGNKPDRPTKCSECHSVSHDEDALYCKYCGKSLTGGE; this is translated from the coding sequence ATGAGCACTCAAAAATTCAAAAGAAACTGGCGTGACCAATGGTACAGGATAGTTTTCCATGCTGACACACCGGAAGGCAGGCTATTTGATGTGGTACTGCTTATATTAATTGTCTTAAGCGTTATGGTTGTCATATTCGACAGTGTCCCTTCGTTTCGTGAAAAATTCAAGCTTGAATTTAACCTCCTTGAATGGTGTTTTACGATAATTTTCTCTGTAGAATACATCTTCCGGATCATCATCAGCCGAAAACCGCGAAAATACATACTCAGCTTTTACGGCATTATAGATTTTATTTCGGTAATACCGACCTATGTAAGCATCCTATTAGCCGGAAGTCACTACTTAAGCGTAATCCGTATTCTGAGGATGTTGAGGATTTTCAGGATTTTGAAATTGACCCGTTTCATGAAAGCATCCCATGTATTGGTCGTATCCCTTAAACAAAGCCGGTACAAAATCATTGTCTTTTTTGAAGTATTAATTACTACAGTGGTCATCATGGGATCATTGATGTACGTAATCGAAGGACCTGAAAATGGCTTTACGAGCATTCCTACAAGTATTTATTGGGCCATCATAACATTGACAACCGTTGGCTTTGGTGATATTACCCCCAGCACTCCCCTTGGCCAGTTCCTTGCTTCCTTTATTATGATTCTGGGCTATTCAATCATTGCGGTTCCCACCGGCATTATTTCGGCAGAAATAGTAAAGGCCGGTAATAAACCAGACCGCCCAACCAAATGCAGTGAATGTCACAGCGTTTCGCATGATGAAGATGCGCTCTATTGTAAATACTGTGGAAAATCACTCACTGGTGGTGAATGA
- a CDS encoding TIGR02757 family protein, producing the protein MEKSESISTTDQLKLHLDQKVVQYNAIQFIETDPISIPHQFTKKEDIEISGFLAATLSWGQRVTIINNAKKLMVWMDHQPHDFILNFSEKDLKPFRKFVHRTFNGEDCEYFLWALKNIYQHYASLENAFTKNFTASEPNTKKAIINFRNRFFGFQPVHRAQKHVADPAKNASAKRLNMFMRWMVRKDDARVDFGIWNKIKPSQLICPLDTHSGRAARKLGLLNRNANDWQAAEELTASLARFNPQDPVKYDFALFGLGVFEKI; encoded by the coding sequence ATGGAAAAATCCGAAAGTATCAGTACTACAGACCAACTCAAACTGCACCTCGACCAAAAGGTGGTTCAGTACAATGCTATCCAATTCATTGAAACCGATCCCATTTCAATCCCACATCAGTTCACAAAAAAAGAAGATATCGAAATTTCCGGGTTCCTTGCAGCAACCCTTTCCTGGGGACAGCGTGTCACGATCATCAACAATGCAAAAAAGCTGATGGTTTGGATGGATCATCAACCCCATGACTTTATCCTGAACTTTTCGGAGAAAGATTTAAAGCCTTTCCGCAAATTTGTTCATCGCACATTCAATGGCGAGGATTGTGAATATTTCCTCTGGGCTTTGAAGAACATTTATCAGCACTACGCTTCGCTGGAGAATGCTTTTACAAAGAATTTTACAGCATCTGAACCAAACACAAAGAAGGCGATCATCAACTTCAGGAACCGGTTTTTTGGTTTTCAACCAGTTCACCGTGCTCAAAAACATGTGGCCGATCCTGCAAAAAATGCCTCAGCCAAGCGATTGAATATGTTTATGAGATGGATGGTTAGAAAAGATGATGCAAGGGTGGATTTTGGGATCTGGAATAAAATCAAACCATCGCAACTCATTTGCCCACTCGACACCCATTCCGGCCGGGCAGCCCGCAAACTTGGACTTCTCAACCGAAATGCAAATGACTGGCAGGCTGCTGAAGAACTCACAGCCAGCCTGGCAAGATTTAATCCTCAAGACCCGGTGAAATATGACTTTGCTTTATTTGGACTTGGGGTTTTTGAAAAGATTTAA
- a CDS encoding 2-oxoacid:acceptor oxidoreductase family protein: MTEEIIIAGFGGQGVLSMGKILAYSGIMQNQEVSWMPSYGPEMRGGTANVTVIVSDERISSPILNFYDTAIILNQQSMDKFEKTVKPGGLLLYDPNGIVHHPTRKDIKIFRIEGAQLAAEMGNTKIFNMIVLGAFLKLKPIVKLENVIRGLQKSIPERYHKLIPMNEAALKKGMENPVELKIA; this comes from the coding sequence ATGACAGAAGAAATTATCATCGCAGGTTTTGGCGGGCAAGGGGTACTATCCATGGGAAAAATTCTTGCCTATTCCGGAATAATGCAAAACCAGGAAGTATCATGGATGCCATCCTATGGCCCGGAAATGCGCGGCGGTACTGCAAATGTCACCGTAATCGTCAGCGACGAACGGATCAGTTCACCGATCCTCAACTTTTACGATACCGCCATCATTCTCAATCAGCAGTCGATGGACAAGTTTGAGAAAACAGTCAAACCGGGCGGTTTGCTTCTCTACGATCCAAATGGCATTGTCCACCACCCAACCCGGAAAGACATCAAAATCTTCAGGATTGAAGGTGCTCAACTGGCTGCTGAGATGGGAAATACCAAGATTTTCAATATGATTGTACTGGGAGCTTTTCTTAAATTAAAACCCATTGTGAAACTCGAAAATGTGATTCGCGGTTTGCAGAAATCCATTCCGGAGCGCTACCACAAGTTGATCCCAATGAACGAAGCCGCCTTGAAAAAAGGAATGGAAAATCCGGTTGAACTGAAAATAGCCTGA
- a CDS encoding 2-oxoglutarate oxidoreductase, with protein MDIKDIIKEENLVYKKTDLMTGKVLSYCPGCGHGTAHRIIMEVIEEMNAQSQTIGIAPVGCSVLAYEFMNIDMIQAAHGRAPAVATGVKRIWPDKYVFTYQGDGDLAAIGTAETIHACNRGEFITIIFINNGIYGMTGGQMAPTTLEGMKTSTSPYGRDLPSMGNPLKITELIAQLPGTYFVTRQAVHTPAAVRKAKKAIQKAFDVQKEKKGLSFVEIVSNCNSGWKLPPVKANQWMVDNMFPFYPMGDIKVDGALVKST; from the coding sequence ATGGATATAAAAGACATCATTAAAGAAGAAAATCTGGTGTATAAAAAAACTGATCTTATGACTGGTAAAGTGCTTTCGTACTGCCCGGGTTGCGGGCATGGCACAGCACACAGGATTATCATGGAGGTCATTGAAGAAATGAATGCACAATCCCAAACCATTGGCATTGCGCCTGTTGGTTGTTCTGTGCTGGCTTACGAATTCATGAATATCGACATGATCCAGGCTGCACACGGACGGGCCCCTGCAGTGGCCACCGGCGTTAAACGCATCTGGCCTGACAAGTATGTTTTCACCTACCAGGGTGATGGCGATCTTGCAGCTATCGGAACCGCCGAAACCATACATGCTTGTAACCGGGGTGAATTTATTACTATCATTTTCATCAATAATGGAATTTATGGCATGACTGGCGGACAAATGGCGCCAACTACGTTGGAGGGGATGAAAACATCTACCTCCCCCTATGGACGCGACCTGCCTTCGATGGGGAACCCGCTCAAAATCACCGAACTGATTGCCCAATTGCCGGGAACTTACTTTGTTACACGCCAGGCTGTCCACACACCAGCAGCGGTGCGCAAAGCAAAAAAAGCCATTCAAAAAGCATTTGACGTTCAAAAAGAGAAAAAAGGACTTTCATTCGTCGAGATCGTTTCAAACTGTAATTCCGGATGGAAACTACCTCCGGTAAAAGCCAACCAATGGATGGTTGACAATATGTTCCCATTCTACCCGATGGGTGATATTAAAGTGGATGGAGCGTTGGTGAAAAGTACCTAA
- a CDS encoding 3-methyl-2-oxobutanoate dehydrogenase subunit VorB: MKGNEAIAEAAIREGVDAYFGYPITPQSEVLEYLMQERPEERTGMVVLQAESELAAINMVYGAASTGKKVLTTSSSPGISLYQEGISYIAGAELPCVIANVVRGGPGLGTIQPSQADYFQSVKGGGHGDYKLFTLAPSSVQEMADFVGLGFEMAFKYRNPVMILTDGMIGQMMEKVELKEQKPRWTAEEIISMHDSWATTGKPITREHNIITSLDLDSARQEQHNIHLQSKYRQMEAEEVRYETFDVDDAEYLIVAYGSSARISQKSIVLAREKGIKVGLLRPITLFPFPVKPLAELAPKLKGILSVEMSAGQMIEDIKLAVECKVRVVHFGRYGGMIHSPEEVLKALEQKLIGG; this comes from the coding sequence ATGAAAGGAAATGAGGCCATAGCCGAAGCAGCTATCCGTGAAGGTGTGGACGCATATTTCGGTTATCCGATCACGCCTCAGTCAGAAGTGCTTGAATACCTGATGCAGGAAAGACCCGAGGAGCGGACAGGTATGGTTGTTTTGCAGGCAGAAAGTGAGCTTGCAGCCATCAACATGGTTTATGGGGCCGCTTCCACCGGAAAGAAAGTCCTGACCACATCATCAAGTCCGGGCATCAGTCTCTATCAGGAAGGCATCAGTTATATTGCAGGAGCAGAATTACCCTGTGTCATAGCAAATGTTGTGCGCGGAGGACCAGGACTTGGAACGATCCAGCCATCACAGGCAGACTATTTTCAGTCCGTCAAGGGAGGCGGGCACGGAGATTACAAACTCTTCACCCTTGCCCCGTCATCAGTACAGGAGATGGCAGATTTTGTCGGATTAGGTTTCGAAATGGCCTTCAAATACCGAAACCCGGTTATGATCCTCACAGACGGAATGATTGGGCAAATGATGGAAAAAGTTGAACTTAAGGAGCAAAAACCACGTTGGACTGCAGAAGAAATTATTTCGATGCATGACAGCTGGGCAACTACCGGTAAACCAATCACCCGCGAACACAATATCATTACTTCTCTCGATCTTGACTCGGCCAGGCAAGAGCAGCACAATATACATTTGCAATCGAAATACCGTCAGATGGAAGCTGAAGAAGTAAGATATGAAACTTTCGATGTTGATGATGCTGAATACCTCATTGTTGCGTACGGTTCTAGTGCACGTATTTCACAGAAATCCATTGTGCTGGCGCGCGAAAAAGGAATTAAAGTCGGGCTGCTGAGACCAATTACTTTATTCCCTTTTCCTGTAAAACCTCTTGCTGAATTGGCGCCAAAACTTAAAGGTATCCTTTCGGTAGAGATGAGCGCCGGTCAGATGATCGAAGATATAAAACTGGCCGTCGAATGTAAAGTCAGGGTAGTGCATTTTGGCCGTTATGGTGGTATGATTCACTCACCTGAAGAAGTGCTGAAAGCTTTAGAACAAAAATTGATCGGAGGTTAA
- a CDS encoding 4Fe-4S binding protein: MAKVQGAIVVDKERCKGCEVCVPSCPTQVIELAKEVNGKGYHYAYMAHPDACIGCANCAIVCPDGVITVYKVKK; encoded by the coding sequence ATGGCTAAAGTTCAAGGAGCTATCGTCGTTGACAAGGAACGCTGCAAGGGTTGCGAAGTATGCGTGCCCTCTTGCCCGACCCAGGTCATCGAACTGGCAAAAGAGGTTAACGGGAAGGGATATCACTACGCATATATGGCCCATCCGGATGCATGCATCGGCTGTGCTAATTGCGCTATCGTCTGCCCCGACGGGGTTATTACAGTTTACAAAGTAAAAAAATAA
- a CDS encoding pyridoxal phosphate-dependent aminotransferase, producing MKNTPLNYEIVKRIISESGIPKIGDASIREIKKLVDQIEKATNEKFVRMEMGIPGLPPVKIGVEAQKEALDRGVAAIYPDIFGVLPLKKEIAKFVKNFMNVDVSEEGCIPTVGSMQGSFAAFMTLNRMYKEREGTLFIDPGFPVHKQQLRVMGQGWESFDVYDYRGEKLRDKLESYLSTNRFCSILYSNPNNPSWICFTDQELRIIGELANKHNVIVIEDLAYFAMDFRKDYSKPGQPPYQPSVANYTNNFVLLISSSKAFSYAGERIGMMVISDKLFQTKAPDLLRYYRSDNVGVAMIFGTMYSLSSGTNHSSQYALAAILKAANEGKFDFVEIVKEYGEKAKIMKKIFIDNGFRIVYDKDIDQPIADGFYFTFSYPGYSGADLLNELLYYGISAITLDITGSERHEGIRACVSLVQRSQFPVLESRLKMFHENHKS from the coding sequence ATGAAGAATACACCACTAAATTACGAGATTGTGAAAAGAATAATCTCAGAAAGCGGGATTCCCAAGATCGGTGACGCCTCCATCCGGGAAATTAAAAAACTGGTTGACCAGATTGAAAAGGCTACAAATGAGAAATTTGTCAGAATGGAAATGGGGATACCAGGCCTTCCTCCTGTTAAAATTGGTGTTGAAGCACAAAAGGAAGCGCTCGACAGGGGGGTGGCTGCCATTTATCCTGACATTTTCGGTGTGCTGCCTTTGAAAAAGGAAATCGCAAAATTTGTAAAAAACTTCATGAATGTGGATGTCAGCGAAGAGGGATGTATTCCTACTGTCGGATCAATGCAGGGAAGTTTTGCCGCTTTTATGACACTAAACCGGATGTATAAAGAGCGCGAGGGAACGCTTTTCATCGATCCGGGATTTCCGGTTCACAAGCAGCAACTCAGGGTGATGGGACAAGGATGGGAGTCATTCGATGTGTATGATTACCGCGGTGAAAAGCTTCGCGATAAGTTGGAGTCTTATCTGAGCACAAACCGCTTTTGCAGCATTTTGTATTCCAATCCCAACAACCCGTCCTGGATCTGCTTCACCGACCAAGAGCTCCGTATAATCGGTGAACTGGCCAACAAACACAATGTGATTGTTATCGAAGATTTGGCCTACTTTGCCATGGATTTTCGCAAGGATTACTCCAAACCGGGGCAGCCACCTTATCAGCCATCTGTTGCCAACTACACCAACAACTTTGTTTTACTGATCTCCAGCTCAAAAGCATTTAGCTATGCAGGTGAACGGATTGGCATGATGGTGATCTCCGACAAATTGTTCCAGACCAAAGCGCCTGACCTGCTGCGTTACTATCGTTCGGACAACGTCGGTGTGGCCATGATTTTCGGGACAATGTATTCACTAAGCTCAGGTACAAACCATTCATCACAATATGCTCTGGCTGCCATTTTAAAGGCCGCTAATGAAGGAAAGTTTGATTTCGTGGAAATCGTGAAAGAGTATGGCGAAAAGGCGAAGATTATGAAGAAAATATTTATTGACAACGGTTTCAGGATTGTCTATGATAAAGACATTGACCAACCAATTGCCGACGGGTTTTATTTCACCTTCTCCTATCCCGGTTATTCCGGCGCCGACCTTTTGAATGAGCTGCTTTATTACGGCATCTCTGCCATCACTCTCGACATCACAGGAAGCGAGCGTCACGAAGGGATCCGTGCATGCGTTTCCTTGGTGCAACGCAGTCAGTTTCCGGTGCTGGAATCACGATTGAAAATGTTTCATGAAAACCATAAAAGTTGA
- the kdsA gene encoding 3-deoxy-8-phosphooctulonate synthase — protein MKEKIILNIPRIKHINSGNFFLMAGPCVIENDQMPFQIAEKLLAITTQLKIPFIFKASYRKANRTKADSFTGIGDEHALELLKKVGETFDIPVVTDIHTSREAELASGYVDVLQIPAFLCRQTELLVAAANTGKTINIKKGQFLSPEAMKFAVDKIRNAGNENIILTERGTTFGYQDLVIDFRGIPVMQQNNVPVILDCTHSLQQPNQPAGVTGGRPDLIETVAKAAIAVGADGLFIETHPNPAQALSDGANMLKLDFMEILLEKLLKIRLAVR, from the coding sequence ATGAAAGAAAAAATTATACTCAATATCCCAAGAATCAAGCATATCAATTCCGGAAATTTCTTTTTGATGGCTGGACCCTGCGTGATCGAAAATGATCAGATGCCTTTTCAAATTGCCGAAAAACTACTTGCCATCACTACCCAATTGAAAATCCCTTTTATTTTCAAAGCATCCTACCGCAAGGCCAACCGAACCAAAGCCGACTCATTCACAGGTATCGGGGATGAGCATGCACTTGAACTCCTTAAAAAAGTTGGTGAAACCTTCGATATTCCAGTGGTTACTGACATACACACGAGCCGGGAGGCGGAGCTGGCCTCCGGATATGTTGATGTTTTGCAAATACCTGCTTTCCTTTGCAGGCAAACAGAGTTACTCGTCGCGGCTGCAAATACAGGTAAGACGATCAATATCAAGAAAGGGCAGTTTCTCTCACCCGAAGCCATGAAATTCGCAGTGGATAAAATCAGAAACGCAGGCAATGAGAACATCATTTTAACAGAACGAGGAACTACTTTTGGCTACCAGGACCTGGTGATTGATTTCAGGGGGATTCCAGTGATGCAGCAAAATAATGTTCCGGTCATACTCGATTGTACACACTCACTCCAACAGCCAAACCAACCAGCAGGCGTTACAGGTGGACGCCCTGATCTAATCGAGACTGTGGCTAAAGCAGCAATAGCAGTCGGAGCTGATGGTCTTTTCATCGAAACACATCCTAACCCTGCGCAAGCACTCTCTGATGGCGCCAATATGCTTAAACTGGATTTTATGGAAATATTGCTGGAGAAGTTGTTGAAGATAAGATTAGCGGTGAGATAA
- a CDS encoding replication-associated recombination protein A gives MLRPATLEGYIGQEHLLGQNAILRRSIESGNIPSMILWGPPGVGKTTLAFIISNTLNRPFYTLSAVSSGVKEVREVIERARSEQNAILFIDEIHRFSKSQQDSLLGAVETGIITLIGATTENPSFEVISPLLSRCQVYILRSLEKQHLELLLKLAVEKLETATGNKIKIIENEALLRTSGGDARKLFNAIELVVKVNSGKGQTEVQVTNDSVLQAIQQNLALYDKAGEQHYDIISAFIKSMRGSDPNAAVYWLARMIEGGEDPKFIARRMLILASEDIGNANPNALLLANACFDAINKIGWPEGRIILSQTAVYLATSAKSNSTYLAIDEALDLVRKTGNLPVPLHLRNAPTRLMKEIGYGKDYKYAHQFDDNFIDQEFLPEKIKGTRFYDPGKNSREEESRKWLNKRWGKKYGY, from the coding sequence ATGCTCAGACCTGCAACCCTCGAAGGTTACATTGGCCAGGAGCATTTACTGGGTCAAAATGCCATTCTTCGGAGGAGCATCGAATCAGGGAATATCCCTTCGATGATACTTTGGGGTCCTCCAGGTGTGGGAAAGACAACTTTAGCCTTTATTATTTCAAATACCCTTAACCGGCCATTTTATACCTTAAGTGCTGTCAGTTCAGGGGTTAAGGAAGTCAGAGAAGTCATTGAACGTGCACGCTCCGAACAAAATGCCATCCTGTTTATCGACGAAATCCACCGGTTCAGCAAATCACAGCAGGATTCTTTGTTGGGCGCCGTGGAAACCGGTATCATCACACTGATTGGCGCCACAACAGAAAATCCTTCTTTTGAAGTCATCTCCCCGCTACTTTCACGTTGCCAGGTCTATATCCTGCGATCGCTGGAAAAGCAGCACCTTGAGCTATTATTAAAACTGGCGGTTGAAAAACTCGAAACAGCTACCGGGAACAAGATCAAAATCATCGAAAATGAAGCCCTGCTCAGAACTTCAGGAGGAGATGCCCGAAAGCTTTTTAATGCCATCGAGCTGGTTGTGAAAGTAAATTCAGGGAAAGGGCAAACAGAAGTACAAGTTACCAATGATTCGGTTCTACAGGCAATTCAACAGAATCTTGCACTGTATGATAAAGCCGGTGAACAGCATTACGACATCATTTCAGCATTCATCAAATCGATGCGCGGTAGCGATCCCAATGCTGCCGTTTATTGGCTTGCACGCATGATCGAAGGTGGCGAAGACCCTAAATTTATTGCCCGCAGAATGCTGATCCTTGCCTCCGAAGATATTGGAAATGCCAACCCGAATGCACTTCTGCTGGCCAATGCCTGCTTTGATGCCATTAACAAAATAGGCTGGCCCGAAGGGAGGATTATACTCTCTCAGACTGCAGTTTATCTGGCAACCTCTGCAAAAAGCAATTCAACTTACCTGGCCATAGATGAGGCGCTTGATCTGGTGAGAAAAACCGGAAACCTGCCTGTACCTCTCCACCTGCGTAATGCCCCTACCCGCCTGATGAAAGAAATTGGATATGGAAAAGATTACAAATATGCACACCAGTTTGACGATAATTTTATTGACCAGGAATTTTTGCCCGAGAAAATAAAAGGAACCCGGTTTTATGATCCGGGAAAAAACAGCCGGGAAGAAGAGAGCAGGAAATGGCTGAACAAGCGCTGGGGTAAAAAATATGGTTATTGA
- a CDS encoding trypsin-like peptidase domain-containing protein — protein sequence MFNIISNMNLRWSLTFFLIALTLLSFIGCRQSALQKAIPVTHEDQYHSELPIKMASVDMDQIAGSVKKLFCIVEYDVYHFDESDKMNREKLSQINLKRSNARRTAFNESVHGTATVLQNNRYGMVLLTCAHIVSNPDTVISFYASNSREGIIESIAIKKTQMNFIRDNETNILLRILAIDQKPDVAFLGSDSPSDAADVQAFRYLVGNANALHWGTPVYLMGFPGGHQMLTRAVVGNPNPSTSGDFIVDATFNPGGSGSLILALSENDQLFELVGIAKSASATFSNIIRPEKESHQETYNPNLPYEGDLFVTRVKNINYGVTFATSINTIRDFYIQHRKSLTREGYNLDEFFSLK from the coding sequence ATGTTCAACATTATCTCCAACATGAATCTCCGCTGGTCTCTAACATTTTTCCTGATTGCTTTGACACTGCTTTCATTTATTGGATGCCGTCAAAGTGCTTTGCAAAAAGCTATTCCAGTAACCCATGAAGATCAGTATCACAGCGAATTGCCCATAAAAATGGCCTCTGTTGATATGGATCAGATTGCCGGGAGTGTGAAAAAGCTCTTTTGTATTGTGGAGTACGATGTTTACCATTTTGATGAATCGGACAAGATGAACAGGGAAAAACTCAGTCAGATCAACCTGAAACGGAGCAATGCAAGGCGAACGGCTTTTAATGAATCGGTGCATGGTACAGCTACTGTTTTGCAAAACAACCGCTATGGAATGGTACTTCTCACCTGTGCACACATTGTCTCAAACCCTGATACAGTCATCTCTTTTTACGCCAGCAATTCAAGAGAGGGTATTATCGAAAGCATTGCGATTAAAAAAACACAGATGAATTTTATCAGAGATAATGAAACCAACATTCTGTTGCGTATCCTCGCCATCGACCAAAAGCCCGATGTGGCCTTCCTGGGCAGCGATTCTCCCAGCGATGCAGCTGACGTACAGGCGTTCAGGTATTTAGTGGGCAATGCAAACGCACTACACTGGGGCACACCTGTTTATCTTATGGGATTTCCAGGCGGTCACCAGATGCTGACAAGGGCAGTGGTTGGCAACCCCAATCCTTCGACAAGTGGCGATTTTATTGTAGATGCCACCTTTAACCCAGGAGGAAGCGGCAGTCTGATTCTTGCCCTCAGTGAAAATGATCAGCTTTTTGAGCTGGTCGGAATCGCCAAATCGGCCTCAGCAACATTCAGTAACATCATCAGACCAGAAAAGGAAAGCCACCAGGAAACCTATAACCCCAATTTGCCTTATGAAGGTGATCTTTTTGTCACACGCGTGAAAAACATCAATTACGGCGTCACCTTTGCTACTTCTATCAATACAATCCGGGATTTTTACATTCAGCATCGCAAATCACTCACTCGCGAGGGTTACAATCTCGATGAGTTTTTTAGTTTAAAATAG